A single region of the Melopsittacus undulatus isolate bMelUnd1 chromosome 10, bMelUnd1.mat.Z, whole genome shotgun sequence genome encodes:
- the CASS4 gene encoding LOW QUALITY PROTEIN: cas scaffolding protein family member 4 (The sequence of the model RefSeq protein was modified relative to this genomic sequence to represent the inferred CDS: inserted 1 base in 1 codon): MVMDCVGENGVLNTLAKALYDNKAECSDELAFRKGDILTVLDQNVIGSEGWWRCSLHGRQGLAPANRLQLLAASQAALLPSSTWSGATESPPGQQNIYQVPSVPKPTVLSSTYEKMEGWVKSPARVSALPAQAIYQVPAVAAQLLSERTQSSTSQHLFTLPRACRASVPSIRSEVYDVPSTQRRESLLTQSGSTPPTARKGAVLVRSTECFQEEQKQLYNIPYSPEKAGSVTQKDSPVGNLYDVPPKRESDVAENESQKKRWGHYNTLPNPRKSEWIYDIPVSPEKTGLKTPSGHSLENQALYDIPPARYKALTTNTEAKAANPQLYDIPPMQRKLTFPDIHLYDVPSSRDVLLLPQNGSCDVSPVLLAPKAENQICEENVYDIPKGLPTVVESKKELEKSSNNSGEKSYNASPQLSRDAKLEQDRLSVSSVDSRTSTLSTSSNSSAESSSISSSEEPAKEIKLDLDVAIETLTRLQHSVSSSVASLMIFVSSKWRLQEHLEKSIEEIHRAVDHIKVSLGEFLAFAQLVKVNASYLTDNNLQTRIKKQLEILTNSFKILTETREALNNCSWSLEALVLRKPQNNPDDLDRFVMVARTIPDDIKRFVSIIIANGKLLFRKNEKEQEMKQSKVIPEYKMAKQITVPRKTEIDSFQTTAPDKSNQSQASSEKXKENATEDSDYVQLQAQKIISDKEVAKKSTDPKPKVLPSAKKTVIQSKQDSAKKIALPEHCRLCFSALHKAIGVFTMSLNNNQPPEVFISHSKLIIMVGQKLVDFLCQETQDRDARNDVLHGSSRLCSLLKNLALATKNAAIQYPNADTIRELQDQTEELSKYTQQFRAMME, translated from the exons ATGGTCATGGACTGTGTGGGGGAGAACGGTGTCTTG AACACCTTGGCGAAGGCTCTTTATGACAACAAGGCAGAGTGCTCGGATGAGCTGGCCTTCCGCAAAGGAGACATCCTGACGGTTCTGGACCAAAACGTCATTGGCAGCGAAGGCTGGTGGAGATGCTCCCTCCATGGCAGGCAGGGCCTGGCCCCTGCTAACCGTCTGCAGCTACTTGCTGCCTCACAAGCTGCCCTGCTGCCTTCTTCCACCTGGAGTGGTGCCACAGAGTCACCACCCGGCCAGCAAAACATCTACCAGGTTCCTTCCGTCCCCAAGCCCACCGTGCTGTCATCTACCTACGAGAAGATGGAGGGGTGGGTTAAATCTCCAGCAAGGGTCTCTGCTCTACCTGCCCAAGCAATATATCAGGTAccagctgtggctgcacagcTGCTCAGTGAAAGGACGCAAAGCTCAACAAGCCAG CATCTGTTTACTCTCCCGAGAGCATGCCGGGCTTCAGTCCCAAGTATCAGGAGTGAGGTGTATGATGTTCCATCCACACAGCGCCGGGAGTCCTTGCTCACGCAG AGTGGTTCCACTCCACCCACTGCACGAAAGGGCGCTGTGCTGGTCAGATCCACTGAGTGTTTCCAGgaggagcagaagcagctttACAACATCCCATACAGCCCAGAAAAGGCAGGAAGCGTTACCCAGAAAGACTCACCAGTGGGCAAC TTATACGATGTCCCTCCCAAAAGAGAAAGTGATGTTGCAGAAAATGAATCTCAGAAAAAGCGCTGGGGCCATTACAATACTTTGCCAAATCCTCGGAAGTCAGAATGGATTTATGATATTCCAGTATCACCTGAAAAAACAGGATTAAAAACACCTTCTGGCCATTCTCTGGAGAACCAGGCGCTGTATGACATACCACCAGCCAGGTACAAGGCGTTAACAACAAATACAGAAGCCAAAGCTGCAAATCCGCAGTTATATGATATTCCACCAATGCAACGGAAATTAACATTTCCAGATATCCATCTTTATGACGTTCCATCCTCACGGGATGTGCTCCTTTTGCCACAAAATGGTAGCTGTGATGTCTCCCCAGTTCTCCTGGCTCCAAAGGCTGAGAATCAGATCTGTGAAGAGAATGTTTATGATATTCCAAAAGGTTTGCCCACTGTTGTGGAGTCcaagaaagagctggaaaaaagcagcaataatTCTGGAGAGAAATCATACAATGCTTCTCCACAGCTTTCAAGGGATGCTAAATTAGAACAAGACAGATTATCTGTTTCTAGTGTGGACAGCAGAACCAGCACCCTCTCTACATCCTCGAACTCTTCTGCTGAGTCTTCTTCTATCTCATCATCAGAAGAGCCTGCCAAAGAAATTAAACTGGACCTTGATGTAGCCATAGAGACCCTGACTAGATTGCAGCACAGTGTATCCAGCTCTGTTGCAAGTTTAATGATCTTTGTGAGTAGTAAATGGAGGTTACAAGAACATCTAGAGAAAAGCATTGAGGAAATCCATAGAGCAGTTGATCACATAAAAGTATCGTTGGGAGAATTCTTGGCCTTTGCTCAACTTGTAAAGGTAAACGCCTCTTACCTCACTGATAACAACCTTCAGACCAGAATTAAAAAACAGCTAGAAATTCTTACAAACTCCTTCAAAATTTTAACAGAAACTAGAGAAGCTCTAAACAACTGCAGCTGGTCACTAGAGGCTTTGGTCCTCAGGAAACCTCAAAACAACCCAGATGATCTTGATCGCTTTGTTATGGTAGCCCGCACGATTCCAGATGACATCAAGAGGTTTGTATCCATCATCATTGCCAATGGAAAGCTCCTCTTCAGAAAGAATGAGAAGGaacaagaaatgaaacaatCAAAAGTAATCCCAGAATACAAAATGGCAAAACAAATCACAgtaccaagaaaaacagaaattgatTCGTTTCAAACAACTGCTCCTGATAAATCAAATCAAAGTCAGGCCTCTTCTGAGA CCAAAGAAAATGCCACTGAGGACTCTGATTATGTTCAGTTACAG GCACAGAAAATCATTTCAGATAAAGAAGTTGCAAAGAAGAGCACAGATCCAAAACCAAAG GTTTTGCCATCTGCAAAGAAGACTGTGATTCAAAGCAAGCAGGACTCTGCTAAAAAAATAGCTCTCCCTGAGCACTGCAGGTTGTGTTTCAGTGCACTTCATAAGGCAATTGGTGTATTTACTATGAGTCTGAACAACAACCAACCACCCGAAGTCTTCATATCCCACAGCAAATTGATCATTATGGTGGGACAAAAGTTAGTGGATTTTCTCTGCCAAGAGACTCAAGACAGGGATGCTCGGAATGACGTTCTCCACGGCAGCAGCCGGCTCTGCAGCCTCTTGAAGAATCTGGCTCTTGCTACTAAAAATGCTGCAATACAATATCCAAATGCAGATACCATCAGGGAACTTCAGGACCAAACTGAGGAGCTGTCTAAATACACACAGCAGTTTAGGGCAATGATGGAATGA